TCTATGGGCTCCAGTTTCATCCGGAGGTGGTGCACACCCCCAACGGCACGCAGATGCTGGCCAACTTCCTCTACCGGGTGTGTGGCTGCGTAGGAGGGTGGTCGCCAGGGAGCTTCATCGAGCAGGCGGTGCAAAACATTCGCGAGCAAATTGGCAACCACCGGGCCATCTGTGCGCTGAGCGGCGGGGTGGATTCCTCAGTGGCGGCTGTGCTCACTGCTAAGGCTATTGGAAGACAGTTGACTTGCGTGTTCGTGGACACCGGGTTGTTGCGCCAAAATGAGGCGCAGGAAGTGTGCGCCACCTTCAGCGAGGGCTTCCCATTTGAGTTCCGTTTTGTCGATGCCTCGCAGCGCTTTCTGGACAAGCTCCGGGGGGTGACCGACCCTGAGCAAAAGCGCCGCATCATCGGCGCCGAATTCATCAGTGTGTTTGAGGAAGAAGCTCGGCGAGTAAAGGGGGTAGAATTCTTGGTGCAGGGCACGCTCTATCCGGACGTCATCGAAAGTACCTCCACGCGTGGGCCTTCGGCCACCATTAAGACCCACCACAATGTGGGCGGATTGCCGGAGCGAATGGGACTGAAGCTGGTGGAACCGTTGCGAGAGCTCTTCAAAGACGAAGTGCGAGAGGTAGGGCGTCAGCTTGGTCTCCCTGCTCGTTTGCTCTGGCGGCACCCGTTTCCCGGGCCTGGCCTTGCGGTGCGCATCCCCGGCGAAGTGACGCCAGAGCGCGTGGCCATCCTTCAGCAGGCGGACCGCATTTTCATCGACGCACTGCATGAGAGCGGATGGTATGACAAAGTGTGGCAGGCCTTCGCCGTGCTCCTACCCGTGCGCACCGTAGGAGTCATGGGCGACGAGCGGACGTACGAGTCGGTGGTCGCATTGCGAGCGGTCACCAGCGAGGACGGAATGACAGCCGATTGGGCCCGCTTGCCTCATGAACTGCTTGCCGCCGTCGCTAATCGCATCATCAACTCCGTCAAGGGGGTGAACCGGGTGGTGTATGACATAAGCTCCAAACCCCCCAGCACAATCGAGTGGGAATGAACCTGTGGACCGGCTTGGTACAGAAGGAGACAGGGGGCTCGCATGTGCGGGATAGTTGGCTACGTGGGCCAGCGTCAGGCGGTGCCGATCCTGCTTGACGGACTCAAGCGCCTGGAGTATCGGGGCTATGATTCTGCCGGTGTGGCAGTGTTGGACCAGGGCAGCCTGTGGTTTGTCAAGCACGCCGGAAAGGTCTCAGAGTTGGAACACCGCATCGGGCGCAGGCATCCTGCTGGGTCTGTGGGCATTGGCCACACCAGGTGGGCGACGCACGGCGTGCCAAACGAGGCGAACGCCCACCCCCACACCGACTGCCACCGGCGTTTAGCGGTGGTGCACAACGGAATCATCGAGAACTATGCACCACTCAAGGCCGAGTTGGAGAAGGCTGGCCACATGTTCCGCAGCGACACGGACACCGAGGTCATTGCCCACCTCATCGAGGCGTTCTATGCGGATGGCTGCAGCCTGGAGGAGGCGGTGCGCGCGGCTTTGAAGGTGGTCAAGGGTACGTATGGCCTCGCAGTAATGTCGGCCACCGAGCCACACACAGTGGTGGCCGCCCGGCACGGGAGTCCGCTCATTATCGGCGTGGGTGACGGAGAGTTCTTTGTGGCTTCCGATTTGACGCCCATTGTGCCCTATACGCGTAATGTCATCTATCTAAACGACGGTGACGTGGTCGAGTTGACTCCACAGGGGATGATGGCGCGGACCCTGGCGGACGCGGTGGTCGACTGCAAGGTGGAAGAGGTGACCATCGACCTTGAGCGCATCGAGAAGGGCGGCTATCCCCACTTCATGCTCAAGGAGATCATGGAGCAACCGCAAACCATCATGGACTCGATGCGGGGGCGGCTCCTGGAGGAGGAGGGCACGGCGCGACTGGGTGGGATTGAACACGATATCGACTCGCTACTCTACGCCCGGCGCATTCTCATCACCGCTTGTGGCACCTCCTGGCATGCGGCTCTCATCGGCGAGTACATGTTCGAAGACCTCGTGCGTACGCCTGTGGAAGTGGAGTACGCCTCGGAGTTTCGCTATCGCGACCCCATCATCGACCGGGACACGGTGGTAATCGTGATCAGCCAATCGGGCGAGACCGCCGACACGCTGGCTGCAGTGCGCGAGGCCAAGCGCAAAAGGGCCAAGGTCTACGGTATTTGTAACGTGGTGGGCTCGAGCATCGCGCGAGAGACTGACGCGGGGGTGTACCTCCATGCCGGCCCGGAAATCGGCGTGGCTTCAACCAAGGCCTTTACCTCCCAGGTCACCGTGCTGGCCCTGATGACGCTCCTCTTGGGGCGGATGAAAAGTATCTCCAACACCAGAGGGCGGGAAATTGTTGCAGAGCTCAAGGCGCTGCCTGAGAAAGTGGCAAAGGTGTTGGAAAGCAGCGATATGATCCTGGAGATTGCGCGGCAGTACCAGAATTGCCGAAACTTCTTGTACCTGGGCAGAGGCTACAATTTTCCTGTAGCGCTTGAGGGCGCGCTGAAGCTTAAGGAGATATCGTACATTCACGCAGAGGGCTATCCGGCTGCAGAGATGAAGCATGGGCCGATTGCTCTGATTGACGAGAATATGCCGGTGGTCTTCTTGGCGATAAAGGACTCTACTTACGACAAGATTGTCAGCAATATTCAGGAGGTTAAGGCTAGAGGTGGGAGGGTGATCGCCGTCGCCAGCGAGGGGGACACAGAAATCGGCTCCCTTGTAGACCATGTTATTTTCGTGCCCCACACGTTGGAGTTCCTCTCGCCGGTGGTGACCATCATTCCACTGCAACTGCTGGCCTACCACATTGCCGTGTTGCGTGGCTGTGATGTTGATCGCCCCCGCAACCTTGCCAAAAGTGTGACGGTCGAATAACACGAGGAGTGGCATAAAGTAAATGAACGCCGAAAGAACAATTTGCAAGTGGTGGTGGACCGCGGGGGTTTCTGCGCTAATCGTGCTTTCGGGCCGCGGTAGCTATGCCGCAAAGCCGCAGGGGGACGCTCCATGGCAACAGATCCGGTACTCTGAGGAGGCGGAGAAGGCTTTTAGTGAAGGGCTCATTCTCTACCGAAATGGTGAGTACGAGCAGGCCCGACTTCGCTTTGCGGCGATTCTAGGGACCACGCCACCCACCCAAAGGGTAACCTCAGCCTACCTGATGCAGGCCAAGACCTTGCAGAAGCTTGGCGCCTATCGGGAGGCAAATCACTACGCGCAGGAGCTCATCGAGCGCTACCCCTGGAGTGCCTTCGTTGACGATGCGCACGTGACCATGGCTTGGAACTGGTTCGCGCTGGGGAACGCGTTCGAGGCGGCGCGGGAATACATGACAGTGGTTGACGGTAGCCGGGAGGAGGCTCTGCGCGGGCATGCTGCCAGGCAGCTGGAGGCCCTGGCCACTGCCCATTTGTCGATTGACGAGGTCAGGCGTCTGGAGCAGGACTATGCGCGGGAGCGCTCACGTGCCCTGCTGACGGTCGTATTGGCGGAGCGGGAGTTGGAAAGCGGCCAGCGCGCGCAGGCCATACGGCGGCTGACGCGTTTCGTGGAGCTTTACCCAAAGAGCCAGCAGTCTAACCGCGTGCGGGCGCTCCTGGATGCCGCCAGGTCTGAGGCGCCGGGGAGACTCAAAGTGGGTGTGATTCTGCCGCTCAGCGGCCACTACGGCGAGCAGGGCAGGGCGGTGTTGAGGGGGATGCAATATGGCCTTCGCTCCGCCGATCAGGCGGGAGGGCCGGCGCTGGAACTGGTGGTCCAAGACTCTGAGAGCGACATCGTCAAGGCGGTGTTGGCGGCACAACGGCTGGCCTTGGACCCATCGATACTATGCGTGGTGGGGGAATTGGAAGCCAGCGCCAGCGTGGCTGTGGGCACGGCGCTGGCGACGCGGCGCGTGCCGCTGCTCATCCCGGTCAGCACAGAGAACGGGCTCACTCTGGTGGGGCAGGGGATCTTTCAGCTCAACGCCGATCTTGACCGCCAGGGGGCATTGCTTGCGCGGTATGCCGTGCAACAGTTGGGCCTGCGTACCTTTGCCACCCTGGCGCCACGGGACCGCTACGGCCTGATGATCACCGACAGCTTTGTGCAGACCGTCGACGCACTCGGTGGGGTGATTGTGGCCCAAAAATGGTACTATGAAGGGGCGACCGATCTGGGTCGGCAGCTGGCAAGCATTAGAGAACAGGGACTCAAGTTCGCGTTGCAGCGGGAGCTGAGCAGATCTGGACGTGCACCTTCGCAGGCCGAGTTGGACGCCGCCTGGCAACGCGAGCTGAGCTCCTCGCGCACCCGCTCCACGGAGGGCAAGTCGATGCTCGAGTCCCACGAACTTTCTGCCACGGGCATAGATGCTGTGTTTTTCCCCATCTACAATGACCAGATCCAGATCGTGGTGCCGCAGTTTGCCCTCCACAATATCAAAGCGCAGGTCCTGGGTGGTGGCTACTGGGACGACCTGGAGCAGTTGCGCGCCAATCACGACCATGTTGAGGGTGCCATCTTCGTCAGCGGCCACCACATCGACGAGCGGAGCCCTGAGTACACCGCCTTCCGCGATGCCTTCCGCGTAGCCATGGGTACCACTCCCACCGAGATGGATGTGTTCGGCTACGACACCTTCCGCCTCATACGCAAAGTGGTTGCCGATGGCGGCGTCACCCGCGAAGAGTTTGTCCGCGTGCTCCAGGGTGTGAAAGACTTCCAAGGGCTGAAAGGCCGCATTTCCTTTGCGGATGGTACCAGGGTGTGCAACGAGGCGGTACTGCTGCGCTTCAGCAATGGTCTGATCGTGCC
The DNA window shown above is from candidate division KSB1 bacterium and carries:
- the guaA gene encoding glutamine-hydrolyzing GMP synthase, whose product is MASEELVLVLDFGSQYTQLIARRIREAGVYSRIVGYDVNGEQVRRVAPRGLVFSGGPASVFEPGAPRPDPQLFSLGIPILGICYGLQVTAQMLGGRVARADTREYGHAELYVTVEDELFAGMEPRQRVWMSHGDRVVQLPQGFEVLGHTEDAPVAAVRNSKAKIYGLQFHPEVVHTPNGTQMLANFLYRVCGCVGGWSPGSFIEQAVQNIREQIGNHRAICALSGGVDSSVAAVLTAKAIGRQLTCVFVDTGLLRQNEAQEVCATFSEGFPFEFRFVDASQRFLDKLRGVTDPEQKRRIIGAEFISVFEEEARRVKGVEFLVQGTLYPDVIESTSTRGPSATIKTHHNVGGLPERMGLKLVEPLRELFKDEVREVGRQLGLPARLLWRHPFPGPGLAVRIPGEVTPERVAILQQADRIFIDALHESGWYDKVWQAFAVLLPVRTVGVMGDERTYESVVALRAVTSEDGMTADWARLPHELLAAVANRIINSVKGVNRVVYDISSKPPSTIEWE
- the glmS gene encoding glutamine--fructose-6-phosphate transaminase (isomerizing); this encodes MCGIVGYVGQRQAVPILLDGLKRLEYRGYDSAGVAVLDQGSLWFVKHAGKVSELEHRIGRRHPAGSVGIGHTRWATHGVPNEANAHPHTDCHRRLAVVHNGIIENYAPLKAELEKAGHMFRSDTDTEVIAHLIEAFYADGCSLEEAVRAALKVVKGTYGLAVMSATEPHTVVAARHGSPLIIGVGDGEFFVASDLTPIVPYTRNVIYLNDGDVVELTPQGMMARTLADAVVDCKVEEVTIDLERIEKGGYPHFMLKEIMEQPQTIMDSMRGRLLEEEGTARLGGIEHDIDSLLYARRILITACGTSWHAALIGEYMFEDLVRTPVEVEYASEFRYRDPIIDRDTVVIVISQSGETADTLAAVREAKRKRAKVYGICNVVGSSIARETDAGVYLHAGPEIGVASTKAFTSQVTVLALMTLLLGRMKSISNTRGREIVAELKALPEKVAKVLESSDMILEIARQYQNCRNFLYLGRGYNFPVALEGALKLKEISYIHAEGYPAAEMKHGPIALIDENMPVVFLAIKDSTYDKIVSNIQEVKARGGRVIAVASEGDTEIGSLVDHVIFVPHTLEFLSPVVTIIPLQLLAYHIAVLRGCDVDRPRNLAKSVTVE
- a CDS encoding penicillin-binding protein activator, translated to MNAERTICKWWWTAGVSALIVLSGRGSYAAKPQGDAPWQQIRYSEEAEKAFSEGLILYRNGEYEQARLRFAAILGTTPPTQRVTSAYLMQAKTLQKLGAYREANHYAQELIERYPWSAFVDDAHVTMAWNWFALGNAFEAAREYMTVVDGSREEALRGHAARQLEALATAHLSIDEVRRLEQDYARERSRALLTVVLAERELESGQRAQAIRRLTRFVELYPKSQQSNRVRALLDAARSEAPGRLKVGVILPLSGHYGEQGRAVLRGMQYGLRSADQAGGPALELVVQDSESDIVKAVLAAQRLALDPSILCVVGELEASASVAVGTALATRRVPLLIPVSTENGLTLVGQGIFQLNADLDRQGALLARYAVQQLGLRTFATLAPRDRYGLMITDSFVQTVDALGGVIVAQKWYYEGATDLGRQLASIREQGLKFALQRELSRSGRAPSQAELDAAWQRELSSSRTRSTEGKSMLESHELSATGIDAVFFPIYNDQIQIVVPQFALHNIKAQVLGGGYWDDLEQLRANHDHVEGAIFVSGHHIDERSPEYTAFRDAFRVAMGTTPTEMDVFGYDTFRLIRKVVADGGVTREEFVRVLQGVKDFQGLKGRISFADGTRVCNEAVLLRFSNGLIVPVE